The sequence CCCTTCCCAAATCCGATACTCCCCATCTCTCAACCCAGCCTTCGCCGGATTCCTTCGAATATAACGAACACAATTCGCAAGATGCTTCTCATCTCGAATCGCTCTATCAAAGTAATCCTTCTGCCAAACCGCCCCCACTTCCCCATTGACCTCATTCATCAAACGCGCTGTATAACTTTTCCAACTGCCGACCAAATTCCCAATCACCTGCCCTGCCAACAGCTGAAAAAGCACGTGGACATGATTAGGCATGATCACCCAAGCCACCTGTCT comes from Phragmitibacter flavus and encodes:
- a CDS encoding transposase — protein: MTFRLADSLPKEVMQKLDDHRLAMLASYRKMMTPDVEQVVQRAFTRKLERLLDQNLGSCRLRDEGVSLMVANALGYFEGSLCRQVAWVIMPNHVHVLFQLLAGQVIGNLVGSWKSYTARLMNEVNGEVGAVWQKDYFDRAIRDEKHLANCVRYIRRNPAKAGLRDGEYRIWEGELAKGMGE